In the genome of Streptomyces lydicus, the window CCAAGGCCGTCGCCGCCAAGCTGGGCCTCGGCTACCTCGACACCGGCGCCCAGTACCGCGCGATCACCTGGTGGATGCTGACCAACGGCATCGACGTCGACGACGCGATCGCGGTGGCCGACGCCTCCGCCAAGCCCGTGATCGTCTCCGGCACCGACCCGGCCGCCCCGACCATCACGGTCGACGGCCTGGACGCCGCGGGTCCGATCCGCACCCAGGAGGTCACCGCCGCGGTCAGCGCCGTCAGCGCCGTGCCCGAGGTGCGGACCCTGATCACCGATCTGCAGCGCAGCATCGCCGCCGAGGCGCCGAACGGCATCGTCGTCGAGGGCCGGGACATCGGCATCACCGTCCTGCCCGACGCCGACCTCAAGATCTTCCTCACCGCCTCCCCGGAGGCGCGGGCGGCCCGCCGCAGCGGCGAGCTCAAGGGCAAGGAGGCCGGTGACCTGGCCGCCACCCGCGAGGCGCTGATCAAGCGGGACGCCGCTGACTCCGGCCGCAAGACCTCCCCGCTGGCCAAGGCGGACGACGCCGTCGAGGTCGACACCACCGAGCTGACGCTGGAGCAGGTCATCGAGTGCGTGGTCACCCTCATCGAGGGCGCCGGCGCCGAGAAGGCAGGGCGGGTCGCCCGGTGACCGACAGCGGCGGGGCCCCGAGCGAGGCGGGCGCCGCGGTCGGCCGGCGGATCGGCATCGGCCTGATGTACGGGCTGTGGCGGCCGCGGGTGCTGGGCGCCTGGCGGGTGCCCTCGGCCGGCCCGGTGATTCTTGCGGTCAACCACTCGCACGGCATCGACGGCCCGATGCTGATGGGCACCGCGCCGCGGCCGGTGCACTTCCTGATCAAGAAGGAAGCCTTCGTCGGCCCGCTGGACCCGTTCCTGCGGGGCATCGGGCAGCTGAAGGTGGACCGCGAGACCACCGACCGCAAGGCGATCACCGACGCCCTCGGAGTGCTGGACCAGGGCGGAGTGCTGGGGATCTTCCCGGAAGGCACCCGCGGCGAGGGCGACTTCGCCTCCCTGCGGGCGGGCCTGGCGTACTTCGCGGTGCGCTCCGGCGCCCCGGTGGTGCCGGTGGCGGTGCTCGGCAGCACGGAGCGGCACAGCAGGCTGACACCGGCCGTGCCGCCGCTGCGCTCCCGCGTCGATGTCGTCTTCGGTGACGCCTTCGAAGCGGGCGAGAGCGGCGGCCGGCGCACCCGTAAGGCGCTCGACGAGGCGACCGTACGGATCCAGGAGCGGCTGACCGCCCACCTGGCGGCGGCCAGGCGCCTGACCGGGCGCTGAAGAGACTTGAGTAGTGGGCCGCGGACGAGCGGCCCACCGATCACGATGATGAACGAGGAACGGACTTCATGAACGACCAGATCCCCGCCGGCGACGAGCACGGTGCGCTGGGCGACGCCGAGTACGCGGAGTTCATGGAGCTCGCCGCGGAGGAGGGCTTCGACCTCGAGGAGGTCGGGGGCGACATCGCCGCGGCCGGCCACGGCCCGCTGCCCGTCCTCGCCGTCATCGGCCGCCCCAATGTGGGCAAGTCGACCCTGGTGAACCGCATCATCGGCCGCCGGGAAGCGGTCGTCGAGGACAAGCCCGGCGTCACCCGTGACCGCGTCACCTACGAGGCCGACTGGAACGGGCGCCGCTTCAAGGTCGTCGACACCGGCGGCTGGGAGCAGGACGTCCTCGGCATCGACGCCTCCGTGGCGCTGCAGGCCGAGTTCGCCATCGAGGCCGCCGACGCGGTGGTCTTCGTGGTCGACGCCAAGGTCGGCGCGACCGACACCGACGAGGCCGTCGTCAAGCTGCTGCGCCGGGCCGGCAAGCCCGTCGTCCTGGTCGCCAACAAGGTCGACGGCCCGTCGGGCGAGGCCGACGCCGCCATGCTGTGGTCGCTGGGCCTGGGTGAGCCCCACCCGGTCTCCGCGCTGCACGGCCGCGGCACCGGCGACATGCTCGACGCCGCGCTGGACGCCCTGCCCGAGGCCCCCGCGCAGACCTTCGGCACCGCCCTCGGCGGCCCCCGCCGGATCGCGCTGATCGGCCGCCCGAACGTCGGCAAGTCGTCGCTGCTGAACAAGGTCGCCGGCGAGGAGCGGGTGGTCGTCAACGAGCAGGCCGGCACCACCCGCGACCCGGTCGACGAGATGATCGAACTCGGCGGCAAG includes:
- a CDS encoding lysophospholipid acyltransferase family protein produces the protein MTDSGGAPSEAGAAVGRRIGIGLMYGLWRPRVLGAWRVPSAGPVILAVNHSHGIDGPMLMGTAPRPVHFLIKKEAFVGPLDPFLRGIGQLKVDRETTDRKAITDALGVLDQGGVLGIFPEGTRGEGDFASLRAGLAYFAVRSGAPVVPVAVLGSTERHSRLTPAVPPLRSRVDVVFGDAFEAGESGGRRTRKALDEATVRIQERLTAHLAAARRLTGR
- the cmk gene encoding (d)CMP kinase, which translates into the protein MFVTVETAARTAPAAVIVAIDGPAGTGKSSTSKAVAAKLGLGYLDTGAQYRAITWWMLTNGIDVDDAIAVADASAKPVIVSGTDPAAPTITVDGLDAAGPIRTQEVTAAVSAVSAVPEVRTLITDLQRSIAAEAPNGIVVEGRDIGITVLPDADLKIFLTASPEARAARRSGELKGKEAGDLAATREALIKRDAADSGRKTSPLAKADDAVEVDTTELTLEQVIECVVTLIEGAGAEKAGRVAR
- the der gene encoding ribosome biogenesis GTPase Der; the protein is MNDQIPAGDEHGALGDAEYAEFMELAAEEGFDLEEVGGDIAAAGHGPLPVLAVIGRPNVGKSTLVNRIIGRREAVVEDKPGVTRDRVTYEADWNGRRFKVVDTGGWEQDVLGIDASVALQAEFAIEAADAVVFVVDAKVGATDTDEAVVKLLRRAGKPVVLVANKVDGPSGEADAAMLWSLGLGEPHPVSALHGRGTGDMLDAALDALPEAPAQTFGTALGGPRRIALIGRPNVGKSSLLNKVAGEERVVVNEQAGTTRDPVDEMIELGGKTWKFVDTAGIRRRVHLQEGADYYASLRTAAAVEKAEVAVVLIDASESISVQDQRIVTMAVEAGRALVIAYNKWDTLDEERRFYLEREIERDLVQIPWAMRVNVSARTGRHMEKLVPAIETALDGWETRIPTGRLNAFLGEIVASHPHPIRGGKQPRILFGTQAGTKPPRFVLFASGFLEAGYRRFVERRLREEFGFDGTPIHISVRVREKRSKKK